A region of Sphingobium baderi DNA encodes the following proteins:
- the dapF gene encoding diaminopimelate epimerase: MMGRFSKMHGLGNDFVVIDARDGAVEMTASRARAIADRHAGIGCDQLILIGASERADVSMRIFNADGSEVEACGNATRCVPLFVGRDVRIETKAGLLDAKGVEGGASVDMGAPRFDWDAIPLAYAMDTLTMPASWEDLPAPAAVNVGNPHVIFFCDDLDVVDIPRLGSIIENDPLFPQRVNVNFAEVAGDNHLRLMVWERGAGLTRACGTGACATAVAAIRSKLMAGPVTVSLPGGDLAIDWTPGGTIRMTGPATHVFNGEADWTRF; encoded by the coding sequence ATCATGGGACGCTTTTCGAAGATGCATGGCCTCGGCAACGACTTCGTGGTGATCGATGCGCGGGATGGCGCGGTCGAGATGACGGCGTCGCGCGCCCGCGCCATTGCCGATCGCCATGCGGGCATCGGCTGTGACCAGTTGATCCTGATCGGCGCGTCCGAGCGCGCCGACGTGTCGATGCGGATTTTCAACGCGGACGGCAGCGAGGTGGAAGCCTGCGGCAACGCGACGCGCTGCGTGCCGCTGTTCGTGGGCCGCGACGTGCGGATCGAAACGAAGGCGGGCCTGCTCGACGCGAAGGGCGTGGAAGGTGGCGCAAGCGTCGACATGGGCGCGCCGCGCTTCGACTGGGATGCCATCCCGCTGGCTTATGCCATGGACACGCTGACCATGCCCGCCAGCTGGGAAGACCTGCCCGCGCCCGCCGCCGTCAATGTCGGCAATCCCCACGTCATCTTTTTCTGCGACGATCTGGATGTGGTCGATATTCCGCGCCTGGGTTCGATCATCGAGAATGATCCCCTCTTTCCTCAGCGCGTGAACGTCAATTTCGCGGAAGTCGCGGGCGACAATCATCTGCGCCTCATGGTCTGGGAGCGCGGTGCGGGCCTGACGCGGGCCTGCGGCACGGGCGCCTGCGCCACCGCCGTCGCGGCGATTCGGAGCAAGCTCATGGCTGGTCCCGTGACGGTCAGCCTGCCCGGCGGCGACCTTGCGATCGACTGGACGCCGGGCGGCACCATTCGCATGACCGGCCCGGCCACTCATGTCTTTAACGGCGAGGCTGACTGGACCCGCTTCTAG
- the mtaB gene encoding tRNA (N(6)-L-threonylcarbamoyladenosine(37)-C(2))-methylthiotransferase MtaB yields MPSPSRNAPEIITLGCRLNIAESEAIREMAQGQDDLIVVNSCAVTAEAVRQARQAIRRARRERPEARIMVTGCAAQTEPATFAAMPEVDAVLGNREKMEAGSYRPFVSGGGARVRDGFPPALDTNGAGAALHVSDIMAVRDTAPHMASAFAEHARAFLEVQNGCDHRCTFCIIPYGRGNSRSVPAGAVIDKAKQLVDAGYREIVLTGVDVTSYGPDLPGSPSLGLLIERILKGVPDLPRLRLSSLDSVEIDERLFDILAHEPRMMPHLHLSLQSGDDMILKRMKRRHTRADSIHIVQRLKSARPEISIGADIIAGFPTEDEAMFENSLRLVSECRIVHGHIFPYSPRTGTPAARMPQVDRLRVKARAARLREACAEERGRWLQSLVGTTQAVLVERNGVNGHAENFAPVRFATPHPSSSIVRAIITGLEKDALIAQEALDD; encoded by the coding sequence ATGCCCAGTCCTTCCCGAAACGCGCCTGAAATCATCACGCTGGGCTGCCGCCTCAACATCGCGGAGAGCGAGGCGATCCGCGAAATGGCGCAGGGTCAGGATGACCTGATCGTCGTCAATAGCTGCGCCGTCACCGCCGAGGCCGTGCGGCAGGCGCGGCAAGCCATACGCAGAGCGCGGCGCGAGCGGCCCGAAGCGCGGATCATGGTGACGGGCTGCGCGGCGCAGACCGAGCCTGCGACCTTCGCCGCCATGCCCGAAGTGGACGCCGTGCTGGGCAATCGGGAGAAGATGGAAGCCGGTTCCTATCGCCCGTTCGTGTCGGGCGGTGGGGCACGGGTGCGCGACGGTTTCCCCCCTGCGCTCGACACGAACGGCGCTGGCGCCGCGCTCCATGTCTCCGACATCATGGCCGTGCGCGACACCGCGCCGCATATGGCAAGCGCCTTTGCCGAACACGCCCGCGCCTTCCTGGAGGTGCAGAATGGCTGCGACCATCGCTGCACCTTCTGCATTATCCCCTATGGTCGGGGAAACAGCCGCTCCGTCCCGGCAGGCGCGGTGATCGACAAGGCGAAGCAACTGGTGGACGCGGGCTATCGGGAAATCGTCCTTACCGGCGTGGACGTCACCAGCTATGGCCCTGACCTGCCCGGCAGCCCCTCGCTCGGCCTGCTCATCGAACGCATATTGAAGGGCGTGCCGGATCTGCCCCGCCTGCGCCTGTCCTCGCTCGACAGCGTGGAAATCGATGAGCGGCTGTTCGACATCCTCGCTCATGAACCACGTATGATGCCGCATTTGCATCTGTCGCTGCAATCGGGTGACGACATGATCCTCAAGCGCATGAAGCGCCGCCACACCCGCGCCGATTCCATCCACATCGTCCAGCGCCTGAAAAGCGCCCGCCCGGAGATCAGCATCGGCGCGGACATCATCGCGGGTTTCCCGACCGAGGACGAGGCGATGTTCGAAAACAGCCTGCGTCTCGTGTCGGAGTGCCGCATCGTCCACGGCCATATCTTCCCATACTCGCCCCGCACAGGCACCCCCGCTGCCCGAATGCCGCAGGTGGATCGCTTGCGCGTCAAGGCCCGCGCCGCCCGCCTGCGCGAGGCTTGCGCGGAGGAACGCGGCCGCTGGCTTCAAAGCCTGGTCGGCACGACCCAGGCCGTGCTGGTCGAGCGCAACGGCGTCAACGGCCATGCCGAAAATTTCGCGCCCGTCCGCTTCGCGACGCCGCACCCCTCCTCCTCCATCGTCCGGGCCATCATCACGGGGCTTGAGAAGGACGCGCTGATCGCGCAAGAGGCGCTTGATGACTGA
- the ffh gene encoding signal recognition particle protein, with amino-acid sequence MMFDSLSDRLGGVFDKLRGRGALTEDDVRAAMREVRIALLEADVALPVVRQFVDDVTEQAVGQNVLRSVTPGQQVVKIVSDALTAVLGSETSELLIDVTPPAVIMMVGLQGSGKTTSTAKIAKRLKDKERKKVLMASLDVQRPAAQEQLAVLGQQADVATLPIVPGQQPVEIAQRALQSAKLQGFDVVMLDTAGRLHVDQALMDEMKAVADASDPAEILLVVDSLTGQDAVNVAQSFTAQVPLTGVVLTRMDGDARGGAALSMRAVTGRPIKFAGTGEKLDAIEPFHPQRVAQRILGMGDVVSLVEKAAETIDAEEADKLAKKMAKGQFDMNDLRGQLNQMRRMGGLGALAGMLPGLKKAQAAMANSGANDKTLLHLDAMIGSMTLKERERPALINAKRKIRIAKGSGTTVQEVNRLLKMHQEMETAMKKIRKMGGLKGLAKMFGGGGLGGMLGGAGGPDGGAGAPDLSGLGGLGGNMPKLPPGFQNFMKK; translated from the coding sequence ATGATGTTCGATTCGCTAAGCGATCGTCTGGGCGGCGTATTCGACAAGCTTCGGGGGCGCGGCGCGCTCACGGAGGACGACGTCCGCGCCGCGATGCGCGAGGTGCGAATCGCGTTGCTCGAAGCCGATGTCGCCTTGCCGGTCGTGCGTCAGTTCGTCGACGATGTGACCGAACAGGCCGTCGGCCAGAATGTCCTGCGCTCGGTGACGCCGGGCCAGCAGGTGGTGAAGATCGTCAGTGACGCGCTGACCGCCGTGCTGGGGTCCGAAACCTCCGAGCTGCTGATCGACGTGACCCCGCCCGCCGTCATCATGATGGTCGGCCTTCAGGGGTCGGGCAAGACCACCTCCACCGCCAAGATCGCCAAGCGCTTGAAGGACAAGGAGCGCAAGAAGGTGCTGATGGCGTCGCTCGACGTCCAGCGCCCCGCCGCGCAGGAGCAGTTGGCCGTGCTGGGGCAGCAGGCCGATGTGGCGACCCTGCCCATCGTGCCCGGCCAGCAGCCGGTCGAAATCGCCCAGCGCGCGCTCCAGTCCGCGAAGCTTCAGGGCTTCGATGTGGTGATGCTCGACACCGCTGGCCGCCTGCACGTCGATCAGGCGCTGATGGACGAGATGAAGGCGGTCGCCGATGCGAGCGATCCGGCCGAAATCCTGTTGGTGGTCGATTCGCTGACGGGTCAGGACGCCGTCAACGTCGCGCAGAGCTTCACCGCGCAGGTGCCGTTGACCGGCGTGGTCCTCACCCGCATGGACGGCGATGCGCGCGGCGGCGCGGCGCTGTCGATGCGCGCCGTCACCGGCCGCCCGATCAAGTTCGCGGGCACCGGCGAAAAGCTCGACGCCATTGAGCCTTTCCATCCGCAGCGCGTGGCGCAGCGCATCCTTGGCATGGGCGACGTGGTGTCGCTGGTCGAAAAGGCGGCCGAGACAATCGACGCCGAGGAAGCCGACAAGCTCGCCAAGAAAATGGCCAAGGGTCAGTTCGACATGAACGACCTGCGCGGCCAGCTCAACCAGATGCGCCGCATGGGCGGTCTGGGCGCGCTGGCGGGCATGCTCCCGGGCCTCAAGAAGGCGCAGGCGGCGATGGCGAACAGCGGCGCGAACGATAAGACGCTGCTGCACCTGGACGCCATGATCGGCTCCATGACGCTCAAGGAGCGGGAAAGGCCCGCCCTTATCAACGCCAAGCGTAAGATTCGTATCGCCAAAGGCTCCGGCACCACGGTGCAGGAAGTCAACCGTCTCCTGAAAATGCATCAGGAAATGGAAACGGCGATGAAGAAGATTCGCAAGATGGGCGGTCTCAAGGGGCTGGCCAAGATGTTCGGCGGTGGCGGCCTTGGCGGGATGCTGGGCGGCGCGGGCGGTCCCGATGGCGGGGCCGGAGCGCCGGATCTTTCGGGCCTTGGCGGGCTTGGCGGCAACATGCCCAAATTACCGCCGGGTTTTCAGAATTTCATGAAGAAATAA
- a CDS encoding urate hydroxylase PuuD has protein sequence MAKFFGNLHLVLAAGLLLAIVVMFGAHAGLVDANSIFRWLHLFFGITWIGLLYYFNFVQIPTMPSIPAELKPGVSKHIAPSALFFFRWAAAFTVLTGLIVAWLAGYLVQALTLQGPFLLIGIGMWLALIMAANVWFVIWPNQKKALGIVPAEDAAKAKAAATAMIASRTNTLLSLAMLYCMVNFT, from the coding sequence ATGGCAAAATTCTTCGGAAATCTGCATCTCGTGCTCGCGGCGGGTCTGTTGCTCGCGATCGTCGTCATGTTCGGCGCCCATGCCGGACTGGTGGACGCCAACAGCATATTCCGCTGGCTGCACCTGTTCTTCGGCATCACTTGGATCGGGCTGCTCTATTATTTCAACTTCGTGCAGATCCCGACCATGCCGAGCATTCCGGCCGAACTGAAGCCGGGCGTGTCGAAACATATCGCGCCGTCGGCCCTGTTCTTCTTCCGCTGGGCGGCTGCGTTCACGGTGCTGACCGGCCTGATCGTCGCCTGGCTGGCGGGATATCTCGTGCAGGCGCTGACGTTGCAGGGGCCTTTCCTGTTGATCGGCATCGGCATGTGGCTGGCGCTCATCATGGCGGCCAATGTCTGGTTCGTGATCTGGCCGAACCAGAAGAAGGCGCTGGGCATCGTTCCCGCTGAAGATGCGGCGAAGGCAAAGGCCGCGGCCACGGCGATGATCGCCAGCCGGACCAATACCCTGCTGTCGCTGGCGATGCTCTATTGCATGGTCAACTTCACCTGA
- the rimM gene encoding ribosome maturation factor RimM (Essential for efficient processing of 16S rRNA) produces the protein MTDKPVTLAVIIGAHGVAGEVRLKLFGEGVDTLKSYKSFEVAGRTLTLKSVRPGPNGAVARFAEVGNRSDAESLRGTELTIARSALPDLDEGEYYHVDLIGLPCISSDGEALGAIVTVENFGAGDIIEVERPNGKRFMAPMHAVTLADGQAVIEAAFAA, from the coding sequence TTGACCGACAAGCCCGTCACTCTGGCCGTCATCATCGGCGCGCATGGTGTGGCGGGCGAAGTCCGTCTGAAGCTCTTTGGCGAGGGCGTCGACACGCTCAAAAGCTACAAGAGCTTCGAGGTGGCAGGGCGCACGCTGACGTTGAAGTCGGTGCGCCCCGGTCCCAATGGCGCGGTGGCGCGCTTTGCCGAGGTCGGCAATCGCAGCGACGCGGAATCCCTGCGCGGCACCGAACTCACCATCGCGCGTTCCGCCCTGCCGGACCTGGACGAGGGCGAATATTATCATGTCGACCTGATCGGCCTGCCCTGCATTTCCAGCGACGGTGAGGCGCTGGGCGCAATCGTCACGGTCGAGAATTTCGGCGCGGGCGATATTATCGAGGTCGAGCGCCCGAATGGCAAACGCTTCATGGCCCCGATGCACGCCGTCACGCTGGCCGATGGCCAAGCCGTGATCGAAGCGGCCTTCGCGGCTTGA
- the rpsP gene encoding 30S ribosomal protein S16 has product MATSIRLSRGGSKKRPYYRIVVADSRAPRDGKFIERIGSYNPVLPKGDEKRVILDVERAKHWVAAGAQPTDRVARFLDAAGVKERAARNNPNKAEPGQKAKDRAEERASKAAEAEEAAKAAAEAETVEVVAEALDEATPEAAAEAAPEAPAEEQAEG; this is encoded by the coding sequence ATGGCAACGTCCATTCGTCTTTCGCGCGGCGGTTCCAAGAAGCGTCCCTATTACCGCATCGTCGTGGCCGACAGCCGCGCGCCGCGTGACGGCAAGTTCATCGAGCGCATCGGCAGCTACAACCCCGTCCTGCCCAAGGGCGACGAAAAGCGCGTCATCCTCGACGTCGAGCGCGCGAAGCACTGGGTGGCCGCTGGCGCGCAGCCGACCGACCGCGTGGCCCGCTTCCTCGACGCCGCGGGCGTGAAGGAACGCGCTGCCCGCAACAATCCCAACAAGGCGGAGCCGGGCCAGAAGGCCAAGGACCGCGCCGAGGAACGCGCCAGCAAGGCCGCCGAAGCCGAGGAAGCCGCAAAGGCGGCCGCTGAAGCCGAAACCGTCGAAGTCGTCGCGGAAGCCCTGGACGAAGCGACCCCCGAAGCCGCTGCGGAAGCTGCTCCCGAAGCGCCCGCTGAAGAGCAGGCCGAAGGCTGA
- the ispZ gene encoding septation protein IspZ → MTETNSTPKPAHNGTLSLMLDFGPLLVFFLTYKGAGWFWGAGNPITAMTFSTAAFMAAIVIAVILSKVKLGRVSPMLWLSALLILFFGGLTIYFHDQSFIQIKPTIIYAFFALMLFAGLVRGKALLKYLLQAAYDGLTEEGWLKLSRNWALFFVGMAVANEVMRRSMSFDAWLAVKVWGVTIVSIVFAAANIPMLMRHGLDIGDKLDSEDIGETTPPQG, encoded by the coding sequence ATGACTGAAACCAATTCCACGCCCAAACCTGCCCACAATGGCACGCTCAGCCTGATGCTCGATTTCGGGCCGCTACTGGTCTTTTTCCTGACCTATAAAGGGGCGGGCTGGTTTTGGGGCGCGGGCAACCCGATCACCGCGATGACCTTCAGCACGGCCGCCTTCATGGCCGCAATCGTGATTGCTGTCATCCTGTCGAAGGTGAAGCTGGGCCGCGTGTCGCCGATGCTGTGGCTGTCGGCGCTGCTGATCCTCTTTTTCGGTGGTCTCACCATTTATTTCCACGACCAGAGTTTCATCCAGATCAAGCCGACCATCATCTACGCTTTTTTCGCGCTGATGCTGTTCGCGGGACTGGTGCGCGGCAAGGCGCTGCTCAAATATCTGTTGCAGGCGGCCTATGACGGCCTGACCGAGGAAGGCTGGCTCAAGCTGTCGCGCAACTGGGCGCTGTTCTTCGTCGGCATGGCCGTGGCGAATGAAGTCATGCGCCGTTCGATGAGCTTCGACGCATGGCTGGCGGTCAAGGTGTGGGGCGTCACCATCGTGTCGATCGTCTTCGCCGCAGCCAATATCCCGATGCTGATGCGCCACGGCCTCGACATCGGGGACAAGCTGGACAGCGAAGATATCGGCGAAACCACGCCGCCGCAGGGATGA
- the ftsY gene encoding signal recognition particle-docking protein FtsY, with product MTESGNSWRDRLFGGLKRTSDKLGDNLTGLFTKAALDEQTLDEIEEALIVSDLGPAMAARVRERLSEGRYNRELTEEYLREIIAEEIEKVLAPVARPLEIEAFPRPQVILVIGVNGSGKTTTIAKLANLLLEQDYGVMLAAGDTFRAAAIGQLKVWADRLGIPIVAGKEGGDAAGIVFDAVRQATATGIDVLIVDTAGRLQNKTELMDELAKIRRVLGRLNPAAPHDVVLVLDATTGQNALSQIEVFKEVAQVTGLVMTKLDGTARGGVLVAAADKYHLPIHAIGVGEKIEDLRPFDAVDMAKAIAGTAYAR from the coding sequence ATGACTGAATCCGGCAATAGCTGGCGCGACCGCCTGTTCGGCGGCCTCAAGCGCACATCCGACAAACTCGGCGACAATCTCACCGGCCTTTTCACCAAGGCCGCGTTGGACGAGCAGACGCTGGACGAGATCGAGGAAGCGCTGATCGTCAGCGACCTTGGCCCCGCCATGGCCGCCCGCGTGCGCGAGCGCCTGTCCGAAGGGCGCTACAACCGCGAACTGACCGAGGAATATCTGCGCGAGATCATCGCGGAGGAGATCGAGAAGGTGCTGGCCCCGGTCGCCCGTCCGCTGGAGATCGAAGCCTTCCCGCGCCCACAGGTGATCCTCGTCATCGGCGTCAACGGTTCGGGCAAGACCACCACCATCGCCAAGCTGGCCAACCTGCTCCTGGAGCAGGATTATGGCGTGATGCTGGCGGCGGGCGACACCTTCCGCGCGGCGGCGATCGGACAACTCAAAGTCTGGGCCGACCGGCTCGGCATCCCCATCGTGGCGGGCAAGGAAGGCGGCGACGCGGCCGGCATCGTCTTTGATGCGGTTCGCCAGGCCACCGCGACCGGCATCGACGTGCTGATCGTGGACACGGCGGGACGCCTTCAGAACAAGACCGAGCTGATGGACGAGCTGGCGAAGATCCGCCGCGTGCTCGGCCGGTTGAACCCGGCGGCGCCGCATGACGTTGTGCTGGTGCTGGACGCCACCACGGGACAGAATGCATTGAGTCAGATCGAGGTGTTCAAGGAGGTGGCGCAGGTCACCGGCCTCGTCATGACCAAGCTGGACGGCACCGCGCGCGGCGGCGTGCTGGTCGCGGCGGCGGACAAATATCACCTGCCCATCCATGCCATCGGCGTCGGCGAGAAGATCGAGGATCTGCGCCCCTTCGACGCCGTGGATATGGCGAAAGCGATTGCGGGAACGGCCTATGCGCGCTGA